From the Anguilla rostrata isolate EN2019 chromosome 5, ASM1855537v3, whole genome shotgun sequence genome, the window CTGCCTTAGAAATGGCTAACAATAAGGCTGGGCGTAGCATCATCTGTGTTATCAGTAAAGACATTCATGTAATATACATGACCACTGAGAGACGTCATCCctgtctgcattttgttttgctgagtCAGAATCCAGTCTGTGCACCATCAGCTGAATTAATATGTCAATAGTCTCCCCCAGCCAAAGTCAGTTATCAGAATCAGTAGCCAACAAAATAGAGGTCACTAAGCACTGAGCCTGATGACAATGACATATTAAATGGTccagaaaacattttagaaCAAGAGCtaggttaaaaacagaaatgtccaTTAACCTTCACATGGGACATGGTGACCTGTGTAGTGCTGCAGCAAGGCACACCGtggttattaatttatttctttattcatttattcagaaagGTGATACAACGTACCTGTATGCAGCGATTTCAATGTCAAGGGCCATTTTGACATTCAGGAGGTCTTGGTACTCTCTCAGGTAATGGGCCATCTCTTGCTTAGCATCAGCGATGTCCTTCTCCAGCTCATTAATTCTCTCCTAAAAACGACGGCAATGCAGACAAGCAACTGCGTGAAATTGGAAAGCTCCCAATGTCTAATTCCACCCCTCAGTGTGTGAAATGAGAAATCATCACCTATGTTCAAATATGTGAAAGAAAGCCTTCAGCAATAAGGAAAGCATTTAAATTGTTATTGGTATTGTTTCTACATTAGTATGCATGCCATGCATCCTTAACTTGAATAACTTTGAACGCGAGGCTCAGAACAATTACACATCactataaaacattattttttgtccatttGAACGAATACATGTTCTTAATTTTGTAGcatgctgtgagtgtgtgttactgtgctgaTCTTACCACTCATTCATACCCCTGTGCAGACTGACGTTTGCTTTAAAGcttttacatgcatgcatgtactgGACTAAAGCCCATTCAAAATGCTCCTGCACATTGCAGGTCTAGCACAGATCTTTGAAATATTGCTATATATAGTACAGCTCTGCTAATGCCACTACAATGTCTTCTACTACATGTAATTTCCTTTGTGTTGCTGAGTTTCCCTTTTCTTCAgcattagaaaaataaaaattgtgccCATGCAGAGAAAGCTAATGGCTAATCTGTTTACCAGTGATATGAAACGATGCAGACTATATCTCTGAATACGGTTTTCATCATTTTACTTATGTGTTTCAGCTGGTTCAAGCTGCTCTCAAAATCCCAGCACAATTCTGAACACACTCAGCTGAGCTGCGGTTAGTCATTGACCCGTAAGTCGTCCTTAACGGTGAGCAGCACAGCTAACTGATAGCTTAGCATCCCCATGTGGTCCCATACCTGGTACTTGGCCACCTCCTTCCCCTGCCTGTCCTCCATGTCCTCCAGCTGCTTGTTGAGTGATTCGATGACGTTGCGCAGGGCCTCGATCTCGGAAGAGCGGGCCTGGAGCACCCGCCGGTACTCGGAGGTCTCCTCGCGCATGACGCGCACGGCCTCGTCGTTCCTGCTGGCGGCCTCGGCCACGCCGGCGAACTTGGTGCGGTACCAGTCCTCGGCGGCCTGCATGTTCTTGTTGGCCAGCGTCTCGTACTGGGAGCGGATGTCGCGCAGGGCGGCCGAGAGGTCGGGCGCCGCCACCTCCACGTCCACGCTGACGCCGGCCGCCCGGACCTGGGCGGTCAGCTCGGCGTGCTCCTCGCCGAAGACCTTCTTGAGGAAGGCGATCTCCTCGGCCAGGGAGGCCACGCTGGCCTCGGCGTCGCAGTTGGCCAGCTCCGCCCGGTCGGCCTCCTCCCGCGCCTTCCGCAGGGCGTCCTCGGCGTCGGCCCGCCGCCGGGCCTCGTCCTGGCAGCGCTCCCTCAGCTGGCCGCGGACGTCCCGCAGGTGGTCGCGCTCGGCCTCCAGGCGCATCTTCTCGTTGGTCTCGGCGTCCAGCAGGGCCCTCAGGCTCCGGGCCTCCTGCTCGTAGAGGAGGTGCAGGCGGGAGGGGTCGCGCTGCCTCTGCCGGAGGGCCTCCAGCTCCGCCTGCAGCACCTTGTTCTGCTGCTCCAGGTGGTGCACCTTCTCAA encodes:
- the neff2 gene encoding neurofilament light polypeptide, which gives rise to MSYDPYYSRRPWDDYRGARSTKSSISSTLYSVHRSVPSAKRSLRLASSSMPDLAERMDLAQVSTLNAELLGLRAKEKEQLVGLNDRFATYIEKVHHLEQQNKVLQAELEALRQRQRDPSRLHLLYEQEARSLRALLDAETNEKMRLEAERDHLRDVRGQLRERCQDEARRRADAEDALRKAREEADRAELANCDAEASVASLAEEIAFLKKVFGEEHAELTAQVRAAGVSVDVEVAAPDLSAALRDIRSQYETLANKNMQAAEDWYRTKFAGVAEAASRNDEAVRVMREETSEYRRVLQARSSEIEALRNVIESLNKQLEDMEDRQGKEVAKYQERINELEKDIADAKQEMAHYLREYQDLLNVKMALDIEIAAYRKLLEGEEIRLSFSSLPALT